AATTGCTGTCAGTAAAATGGCTCTatggaaaattctaatttctaatttaatttcttatttcacaTTCATTTCAGCTAGTTCTGCGTTGGATACTAAAAAATTCACCGTTAAactattacattaaaaatttagatacCTGATTATTGACAATTgtcaaaaccaaaataaaccTGTACCAGGTTTACTCTATAGCGCACATAGTAGTTTCTTGTCAAACCAGTCTAAATTTGATCATCCTGTGTctaattcaaatgaatcacattttataaaaaaatcaaatttactgcataacatttttgcaaatatgtaGAAAAGttattgtaaaattgttttgatgaCATCCACACCCTGTATCTGGAATATAAACTGATTCCGGCCAcgtttgtaaaaatgtttttattttgatccCAAGAATACTCACTGAGGATTGCGCGATATGTTTAAGAACCATTCTGTATTTTAGTTTGAATTTATACCTTGCTATTGCAAAGAATTGCAGTTTATTTAGGTTTAGTAGTTGATACCAGGAGTTTAATGGCATTTAAGCAAATAATTATTCACTatcaaactgattttttttaaacttcaacGCTTGTATTGACTCCCGACATATGTTTatagcaatattttttcttaatttgactcaAACATTATGCCTTTAAATTTGCTTAGTGTGTTTAGAAAACACCCTATTTGCCTACTAATTTATACCTCAATGGTTCAAAGAAAGATAATTACAAAGTAGATAAGTATCAACAGATTACTGTGACTCGAATAGGAAACttttattcactttttattcaagtatttaaatatttaagaatcGGCCATCGCCTATCCGACGGATGACGCATCTCCTCGCACCTATAAATCGATGTTCGAAATTCAACTGGACCTAAATACGTATTTACAATCATATCTTCGGGAAATAGACGCAACCATCATAAAAGAATTTGTACTCAAGTGGTAACTACAAAGGCAAACAGGCGATTAATAAggtgaaaatgaataatttctgTTCAGTCCGCCACTGTAAAGGCGTATGTTGACCGCCGGAAAACGAAACCATTTTAGCAAATAAAGAGCAATATTACCTCAAAACTacgaattgaataaaaaaactacTCAATAATCTATACATTATCACGTTTTCTATCGAAAAAATGACACTGCGAGTGAGGAATAGTCCATAATATCGGATAAATGCATGTCCATTTTTGTGAGGAAGAATATTACGAATTCCGACGGTAGCCATATTGGagcaaattattcaaaaagtttcTGCTTGTTTTATACGTCTTTGGGGACAAATAGACTAAATGTTAACTTATTACTCACCTGAGAATGATATCACCAATGTTTCACTGTACAACTTTGAAAGAGAAACGTCTTAATACCCCGAAAATTTGGTTATTTAGAACATTCACTGCCGTACGCaagatgacttcggcaaacaaaccaGCTTGCCAAGCGGCATCTGCCACTACCGTACCAACGACAACCGCTGTGTTTACAAGcaaatttcaaggaaaatttcgaattcaCGTTAGCAATGAAAAATGGCAATGAGCCTCACTGTGCAATTTCGATAATTTCTCTTAAATaacgtattaaaataattcattatttttacagTACATCAACAAAaggttaaaatgttaaattagtATATGACAAGATGGCCTATAAGCAGCGCGCGCATGCCATCCATCTTTCAACTCCCGTGCTGTGCTCTTACGTAAGTTGGTGCGCTCGTTCAgataaaaaacgaaattatcgGTCAGGTCGGAGCACTCGGAGTCATACGAACCTTTACGTACGCATTATCTTTGTTTGCCGATTGTGATTGTTGCTTTCTTTTATCTTTAttgcataatttttcaatttatcgcGTATATTTTTTAGCGTGCAGAGTTATATTTTCGTAAGACTTAAGACTTTCGAAAAGTAGACTGTAGTAgatatttaattgtatttgTTCACATTTTATCCGTTAGAAGACGTATGGCGTAAGGTATGACGTTCCATGCCACGTCTTCGGAAAATTCGTAATTTATCttcttttttagttttacttTACATCGTTCTTACTTTGGCCTCGCAAAACCATAGCGTAAgacaaaatataatataaaataaaaatatctaatgcAACATAAAATCATAATAATACAAAGTTATAACATgccatcattaaaaaaaaacaagtagaCATTAAAATGTCTAATCAATTCATCTGACTGGCAGATGTTCGAAGGCAAATAGTAAATTGCTCAATCACCGACCTACGATTAGAGCGCACTACCCACTGcgagattttttaatgaccAACTGTTGTACAGActgttatttaagtacgtaACCAAATTCAAGGGTTGGTTCTTTAAGTGATTCTAAgatgaaaagtttatatgaacatagGTCCTCACAGATTCCCctgtttaagaaatatgtgGTTAGCAGATTTACTAATTCGCAAAACCCTTTAGAAACATAGCTCGATAATGCTgccttttcaaaatacagggtgtcaatttttttatttaataatttcttcataacaatcttaaatattttttaaccgaTTTGGTTGAAATTTGGCATACActtgtttttaaatgtttttttttacttttaaaaaaatgcgttcaatttgtttaagtgtagttttaataaagcgCTTTTCgcgtttgatttttcttaaattgcgGACGTTACCTCTGTGTATGCCACTAACAAATGGAGGCAAACAATTTCTAACTTAAAACATTCCTTTGTACTACGTCTTTTGGACATTAGACTGCAGTcctttctaaataaaaaaactgctataaaatttcaaaatcatattCGTTTGtgctttctttttatttaagagtttttttttttatatgtaatgATTGAAACAatctatataataaatataaagcaccaaagaaaaaagtcgaataacaaaaatctaattattttcgctcaaGAAAAAGTGATTAGCATATTGAGCTATTAATTTGTACTAGCCTGTATAAACTTTTTGTCTTGGAATCACTCAAAAAATCATCTCTTAAAGTGTGTGCTTAAATAACACCTATATATAAGGATAATAATCATCTTATGGAACAAATAAGATTGCTGATTTGCTAATGAGACCAACAAACACATATAGAGACAATTAAAGAACCGTGATGAAGTATCAAACTCTTATAGTTGGACGGAAGTTTATCTTAAAGGATGGATAAAAGAATAAGTACACATAGCATACGActgtatatttataataatttaatatttaaaatacaaacATGCGgtgtaaaaataacaaaagttATAAAGATTCAATAGTGCTTTACACTGACAAACCATTAAAAACTGCTAAgtataaaactaaatttgcatataaaaatacattgtaaattttaatcctATTTTTTCTGTAGAAATAACATTTCCTTTAATTATATTGTACGCTGTGATTGCACAGGAAAAGAGACGCTATAGGGCATTTGTTATGGTACGATTCTGTAACTAAATATCTTACACACAATTAGGCCCTCAAGCTAATTTAAAAGTTGCGGTACAGAGTAtctaatgtaaataatatagTATGTTAGTTAAAGACCATACCACAGACTCCCTAAGGCTCCCGCACACTACAGACTTTTGTTCGTTGGACAGATAAGTAGGTTGCTTAAGTGCGCGCATGTTCGTCGGTTCTAAGTCGGCTGATAAATGTATGCACAAGATGATGCACTTCTATTACAGGATGTGTGGTACGTACGATGTATCTGTAAACTACTCAGTCTGTAGTTGGTCAGGGCCTTAAAGCAAAGGCACAGCTTCTTTCTCATTGATCCGGTATTTGACAATTGATGGTATattcacattttaattaaagtaattaataatatcgAATCATTGTCCAATGGAGAATGCATGAGAATGTGTTTAAAGAGGGTGTTTCTAATTTCTACAACTGTCTGGCTGTAACCTGAACAAACCTGAGGTCTCTTTGAACTGCTAGTTATTGTATTACTCAgacttttaattatatatatgtatatatatttatatatatatattcaaaatattcaagaaaatgATGTACCAGTTTACGTTGTGATGAGTTGAGTCAAAATGATGTCATCGTTGACGCAATAATAATCTACTTCCTACGTTTAAGCATCGCATCGTTCTTGGGCCGTCATGGTATTACGGGCATTGGCTCTTAGGTAGTGTACCGTTGTCCAATAAGCagcaaaatttctcaaaaattatatatttaaacgTTTTCAAGCTGATTAGCGCCTTCATCAATATTCCACATCATTATAAGAATAgaataccaaaaataaaattaaataaaaaacaaaattacatagATTGTAAAACAATCGCAAcatgtaaatataaatttgtaaacaaTTGTAAACATTTGAACTTGATGAAACTTTGTTTCTCATTGCACAAAGGACCACGCCCCAAGAAATAGTCCCCCTAATAATAATCTATGGTGGTTCGTACTAATatctaaaacatttaaagCTCATCAAAGGTTAAATGTAAGGACATAGTGCATATCACATTATGGTAGCAGATAGAGAGGTATTTGGTAGTGAACAGTAATTAACTCGCATGTAAGTAGTTCATAATTCATAGGATCATCCAGAATTATTTCGCAGCACAAATGTCCATTGGAATTTGTTCGAAATTAAGACCCTGacttcaaaacatttttatgtaaaaaaatatatacgtaaaaaatgttattgaaatatttaaattgtttgttcATCTATAGGCACAAAGATTTTGTTAacacaaaatgtttttttacctTCCTTGCGACTCTAAAGATTTGATGGAAAGTAGTGAGAACCTTGACAGGAAAAGCGTTTCTTTTAGGTGTACACCAAACCCTTACTATCACAAAAAAACTGGAAGGGATATTTAAAAAGggtgtaatattttttgtaaattgattATACAAggaaggtaaaaaaaattgtatttgaaAAAGATAACTGGACTTTTAACCTTTATTagttctttaaataaaaatttgaaaaatgcgaGGAGGTATAATACCTAAACGTAAATCgttcaacatttttcattctcaTACCAACCTTCAAAGCTATAATATTCTAATAGAACTGGTCATAAATAGGGAGAAAAATGTAACATGACGAGCATATATCTAATAGTAGGTACCTTTAAgacaaaatataaatcatgAAACACGTtagaaatatttgttaataaattacgcCTCCAAATGATAAAGTTTTTagattaataaattacaatttcgTTGTTTTCCAAAAGctaatttcgttaattttattagttttttggtAATAGGTAGGCTCATACGAATCaatacaatttgaaaataaaatcccACTGATTAGTTTGGAAAATACATACGTCTTCATTGCCtgaaacttaatttaaaagaacacagcagaaaatggaagaaaagtACAGCTACACCACTGGcaaaaagcttttattttagaaatctCCCCGCCATGTAATTAAAGCATCAAGCAGGAAGAAAACGCCATTTATCACTGCCATAGATCCTTTGGCAAGGCCGTAGTCCCTTGTCTCCGTTTTCCATGCATTTTCGAAGTGCTTAATATTTAGGGCTCCTGCGGCGAGAAACATGGCGCAACCGACCAAACTGTAGAAAATGTCGATTTTCTTGGTGATTGGGGAACCAAGCAGGTATCCTGCAATTAATTTATCCTTCTTTGTAATGCTTTAAAGGTTTGAAGCTGTAATTAACAGATATATCGTACGGCTCTAATTTGTACCCCCctgttaatttctttaaaaaatattacttaaaaaaaaatcaaaagcaataataaacaggataaaaaatactatcttttggcatttgttttttttaatgtaacttacatTATCGGTAGTATAAAAtgccgattttttaaatagaaacatGGACCAAGtgacacttcaaattaaaggtccttcaaaattacattcagTGGAgtattgcgattcaaaatctatcgaatggtttttgagaaaaacaaagTGGTTTGTTTTCTCGATCTTGTGCTCACagtctttggttatttttatttattttatattattatttttttacccgAAATTGTGAGCATAAAATCGACCAACTAATTTCCTatcaaaaaacaagtttttttcacTGTTTACGTATTATTTCACTGAGAtcgtattgcatttttttactgaatttaTACCTGTTTTTCTCACAACCTAAtcaatagattttgaatcgcaacACACTAttgaatgtaattttgaaaaatcttaaatttgaagtgtcacttgacccatgtttaaaattttataaataggCTATATTGCGCTACCGGTAAtgtaaacaatatttgaaaaataaaaacacatcAAAAGATTATATTTTGCCCTATGTAATAgcgtttttgaacaaaaattgtttttattttttttttctggtagacaatttagagccgcacgaTGCAATGTAATGTTCCTTTTGAACGAACCCACTTATTTCGAACTTCCGGTTACTTTCTATTTTCCGATTACCCCTAATTTGAAGTAATCTATAAAGTACCAACCAAAGTGTCTTTAAACcgtatattatatttttctcaaataaccAGAAGTCGTTAATAATGAGCTTCCATATAAAGTCACTACTGAAAATTCGGCTCCCTTATAAATTGagagttaatatttttaaaatatggatAAAATAgcttaattattgttaagtaaAGATACAAAGTTGATAATTTTCGTGTAGTCGGAAGtctgaaaattttcttgcaaaatcgCTTAATTTAGGTgagatatacagagtgattcaACAAGCAATGAACATATGTAGGATAAAtcgtttaaaatgaaaatttctcttGTGTCTACGGTTTCTGCGTTAGCCAAGCGGTTTGGTAACATAACTGTACCATCCAAAATGTTAgccaaaaaaatcacattaatTATAGTTTTCTGAGAAACGGAGGGTGCTTCCAGGATTTAATATGAATATCAATGAGTGAAAGAACTTATTATAAAGCTGGTAGACcataattgtaaattaaatcacgggaaaaaaaattcctaaaacTTTAAGGATTGACCTATACCTAAACCACCTCCTTTCCCAGTCACCTGAACTTTCTACTaactaaaaatgtgaaaaaaaaacacagttccaaaaatgaacattttcataatttgataAGAAATGTTAAAGTACACATTTCTtaagtttcaagttttttctttagaattaaacgaaatttcaGTGGTACGTTATCTTTGACGCAAAGTATTTATATAACTCTTATAACTCTTCCATGATGTATTACCTGCAAATCCTCCAATAAGGATAATAATGAATCCTCCAAAAGCTACCGCTGATAAGGTATCAATATTCCAATCTTTAGTTTCACACTTATAGTGCAGGCCGATGCATACTACTGCGataaactgaaatttaataaaaatcgaccCTACATTACATAATACTTAAAATagtatttaaataatagaCACTATTTGTAGATCTGTATCTTTAAGTGTGGAACGTCATCAACTTCATTGAACCATGCCATCAGCTTAAATATTCGTTTGGCGCAAAGGTCGAATAAATTAACGCAAATGTTTGCTGAATTCAGTAAATGTATAGACTTATTCCTATTTTACTAGGAATAATACTTGGATGGAATAATTTACAATCACTTAATAATAACTATAGATTTAAGATAAGAAGGGTAGTAAGAGTCACATTACACGCTAGTGGAAAACATAACGAGCCTCCACGAATGTAATACGGACTTCGGgatttttaacaactttcagCAGGAAAAACATAATTGCAAATACTGAATCAACGACCATTTTCTCATCAAtcatttttctgatatttatAAATGTATAGTTTACATTTAATGCTTTCTAGAATCAATCCGgcatcaaatttaattctccGAATAAcgatttaacatttaaatccTTGGACAAAATCTGATCTTGGGAACCTATTGATTTAGTTTTTGTAAACCCCCTTCACTTAATTGAAATTAGTAAACAGTAACTTTGAAAATGTAaggtatattatttttcatcatgAAGTAATTAATGGGTAATACTGATCTATCTAGCCAGTGCAGAAAGTGATTCTTTAACTTGATTGTTGTTTTGCGTCAGTTGGTTAATTGCCATCAGTGTGCGATAAAGACACCTTCGCAGGAGTTAGGTGTAAAATTTCTCCTATAAGAGTTAACTTCAATTCGATTAAATATTAGCGTGCTGTAAAATCCTAACTCGCACACGTCCGCTAAAAGTGCCACtttgatttttatatgataaaatgCTAATTTCATCTTGCAAAGCCACTTTACTACATacttgtaaaaatatatttctattgtttatttaaagtaaacCAAATAGAAAATGATCTCATGGAcattttgagttatttaagGTTTCTTGCGATAAGAAATAATGCCTGACAATTAATAAACTTGTGTGTTATGCGAATTGAAACCACACAAAACAGGAAATCAACTTACGTTCTGATATCAGAAATCTCGAAAttactttttcttaatttgatATTGTTATGAAGCCGCAGGCCTGATATAATTTGCAACTCGCAGAATAAGGAACGTGtcgaaatatttcaagaaaattatgtttttattcgAGCATGCAATCATTCTATTAACACAACTTATTTTAGAGTATTATTACTCggtaagatttaaaaatagacaTGACTACAACTATACAAAGCAATTATCAGTTTATGTAGTATAAACAAAGTAGATGTGAGTCTGCCTGGCGATAGACAGTATATGcaccaaaatattaatttacagaatttttttcgttaactGGCAGTGGATAtatgcagaaaaatattaacgtaTGACAATTTTAGttagaataaaaattgaaagtgctatttttaattgaaattccaATCTCATGTTAAGAGGAAATGCCGCTAATAAATacaacattaatttaaatacgtaACCATAAAAGAACacattaattatatattaccTACATAACTGATAGTAATCCATTCAATGTAGGACGTGCatagaaatatttgtttgaaataGTTTAATCATAGTTTATTAATGCTATATTAACACTTAGAATATCACGTATCAAATGCTTAATATCTAGAATGGCAAAAGAATGGATATTATTGTGAAGCTCGAAATTCTCGACTAGGAGGTCAAAGACACCATGTAACACAATAAAAGGTAAGGGATCATCGACCATATACATCAGTTTATGAGGAATCCCATTAGAAAGGGAAAATGCTTAGTATCTTTCTCTTTGAAGTTGAATTTACAGCTGAAAAGGAAAACCGAAATACCTCTGTTGAAAAAGTTTGGTAATAAGGAGAAGGGGAGAAAGTGAGAGGGCAAAGAGGCAGGAGGAGGAAAGTGGGAGAGGTAGAGGGAGAGAATtgagaaagagaaagaaagCGAGAAAAAATGAGTAAAAGGAAAAGTGCAGTTCTTTTGAAATAGAGagtatcaaaaaatatataatatttggcagaatataaaaatttatgcaaGCTAatcggaaaataaataaatttaatggctGCTTTGATACATCGTGAAATTACCCAATAAAACGttacatatttttgttaatgcaGGGCAAAGAGTAAACAATAGAGATAAAGAATTTATCTTagtatcttttattttttactaaattattATGTGGTACATGTCTGAAAATAGTTTTGGATTGAGCAATACTTCACTAACTTGTactgaaattagaaaattaaatagtccaaatttttattttaagtgcGATCCAAcgaacttttaaaatattaaatgttgccctttttgaattgtttcaGTTAAACACCTTGATGAGGCACAACACAATTCGCTTTCCACTTTTACAAATTAAAGCACCACAGAGCGGTAAATTGTAATACTGTTTgaaaaaagaagatttttggttttagcgttttttcgaaaatgaaaaaactcacAATCGTTTTTAAAACAGGATCGGTCTGaccattaaattattttcaacttttcccatttaatcatttttctacCTCTTGCAATTCTCAAGATACCCATATAATGCCGCTGATGTGGACCACACTATAATGTACATATTAATACACTAC
This portion of the Euwallacea fornicatus isolate EFF26 chromosome 4, ASM4011564v1, whole genome shotgun sequence genome encodes:
- the LOC136350834 gene encoding uncharacterized protein, producing MGSISRLSIIKFLELFIAVVCIGLHYKCETKDWNIDTLSAVAFGGFIIILIGGFAGYLLGSPITKKIDIFYSLVGCAMFLAAGALNIKHFENAWKTETRDYGLAKGSMAVINGVFFLLDALITWRGDF